TTAATATAAAAGATTACTGGCATGAGAGTTTAACTGGAGATGCTAGGTGGCAATATGGAACTCCTCCAGAGGGTAATGCTAACTACGCTTGGTTACAACACATGGTTCATCAGTTAAAACCAAATGGTGTAGCAGGTATAGTATTAGCTAATGGATCTCTATCTTCTAATACTTCAAGCGAAGTTGATATTAGAAAAGCTATGATAGAAGGTGATATTGTAGATTGTGTTATAGCAATGCCCGATAAACTATTCTTAACTACTGGTATTCCTGCATGTATATGGATTCTTAACAGAGGTAAAGGAACAAACCCTAAACATAGAACTAGAGAGAAAGAGACTCTTTTCATAGATGCTAGAAACATGGGAACTATGATTGATAGAAAGCTAAGAGAGTTGAAAACAGAAGATATTGAGAAAATTGCAGAAACATATCACTCATGGAGAACTGAAGGTGGAGAGTATCAAGATGTTAAAGGTTTCTCTAAAGCAGCTAAACTAGAAGATATTATTAAACATGATTACATCTTAACTCCAGGACGATATGTAGGTATTCCAGATGAAGAAGATGATGGTATTCCATTTGAAGATAAAATGGCTGAACTAACATCTAAACTATCAGAACAGTTCTCTAAATCGAATCAGTTAGAAAAAGAGATAAGAGAGAACCTTAAAAGCATAGGTTTTGAGCTTCCAAATGGATGAAAAAAATAAAGGTGAAATCCTTATATATAACTCTAAAGATGGGAAGGTTAATCTTGATGTAAAACTTCATGATGATTCTTTGTGGCTAACACAAAAAGAGATGGCAGACTTATATAATTGTTCTTCAGACAATATATCTTTACATTTAAAAAATATATTTTCTGAGGGTGAGTTACAAGAAGAGTTAACTGTCGAGGAATCCTCGTTAGTTCGAATTGAGGGTTCAAGGGAAGTAAATAGAAAGGTTAAGCTTTACAATTTAGATGCAATAATCTCTTTTGGTTATAGAGTTAAAAGTAGTATTGCAACTCAGTTTAGAATATGGGCTAGCTCAATATTAAAAGATTACCTAATTAGGGGTTATGCACTTAATGAGAAAAAGTTGGAACAGAACAAACTAAACAAAATTCTACAAATAGTTAATTTAGCATCTAATACCCTTAATAATGAAGTAAACACATTAGACGAAGCAAAGGGAATATTTAAAGTAATTACAGACTACACCTACGCCCTAACTATTTTAGATGAATACGACCACCAAGATATTAAAAAGAGAGAAACTACAAACAGAGAAGCCTACCTTTTAACATATAGCGAAGCTGTAAGTGTAATAAATTCCATGAAGGATTAATTTACAACAGATCTTTTTGGTTTCGAGAAGGATGAATCTTTTAAAGGTTCCCTAGGTGCAATATTCCAAACAGCATTTGATAACGATGTATATCCAAGTATAGAGGAGAAAGCAGCTAACCTACTTTATTTTGTAGTTAAAAACCACTCCTTTACCGATGGGAACAAAAGAATAGCAGCAGCAATATTTATCTATGCAATAATGATGACAAAACAAAGAGAATTGCAGACAACACTTTAGTAGCAATAACACTACTAATTGCAGAAAGCAGACCGGAAGAGAAAGATATAATAACCCAGGTTCTAGTTAACCTAATAAATAGTAATAATTAAGGATGATGATAAAATGAAGTTAATAATTAAATATCAATTATATATAAACTCAAACCTTTGGGGGGCTAGGGGATGAGTGAGTGGAAGGAAAGCCATGTCGGAAAATTTCCAAGCTATTGGGATTATTGTTACCTTAAAGATATATGTACAAAAATTGGTAGTGGTGCAACTCCTAGAGGTGGTAAAGAAGCCTACCATAAATCTGGAATATCTTTAATACGGAGTCAAAATGTATTAGATTTTACTTTCTCACATTCAGGATTAGCATTTATAGATAAGAAACAGGCAGATGAATTATCAAATGTTGAAGTATTTGAAAATGATGTTCTACTTAACATCACAGGTGATTCAGTTGCAAGAGTTTGCCAACCAGATAAAGAAATATTACCAGCTAGAGTAAATCAGCATGTTATGATAATAAGACCAGATATTTCTAGATTAAATCATAAATTCTTAAAGTACTCTTTAGTAAGCAATAGATATAAAAACTATCTATTAAATTATGCTTCATCTGGTGCAACGAGGAAAGCAATTACAAAAACTATGGTTGAAGAAATAGAAATATTTTTCCCAGAGATCACTGAACAACAAAAAATAGCATCAATCCTATCATCCCTAGATGACAAAATAGAACTAAATAACCAAATTAATGAAACATTGGAAGAGATGGCACAAACTCTATTTAAAAGATGGTTTGTTGATTTTGAATTCCCTAATGAGGACGGATTCCCATATAAATCATCAGGTGGTGAAATGGTTCCAAGTGAATTAGGAGAAATCCCTAAAGGCTGGGAAGTTGGTAATTTATCAGATATTTCAGTAATATTTGATTTTATGAGAGTTCCTTTATCAAAAAATGAAAGAGAAAAAAGAAAAGGTCTTTATCCTTATTATGGAGCAGCCTCGATAGCTGGCTTTGTTGACGATTATCTTTTTGATGGAGATTATATTCTTCTTGGTGAGGATGGAATCTTTTGGTTATTTGGTGGATATGGGCTTGGTGATTCTTCATCAGTAGGTTTTCTTAATGATTTATGGTGTTTTGATTCAAGTAGTAAAGAATGGTCATGGATTTCCGGTGCTTCTGATGTAAATACTCCAGGTAAATATGGTTTATCCCAGATTTCATCAGTAACTGACTACCCAGGGGCACGTAAGAATTCATGTGGTTGGGCGGATGATGATGGAAATCTGT
Above is a genomic segment from Thiospirochaeta perfilievii containing:
- a CDS encoding virulence RhuM family protein, which produces MDEKNKGEILIYNSKDGKVNLDVKLHDDSLWLTQKEMADLYNCSSDNISLHLKNIFSEGELQEELTVEESSLVRIEGSREVNRKVKLYNLDAIISFGYRVKSSIATQFRIWASSILKDYLIRGYALNEKKLEQNKLNKILQIVNLASNTLNNEVNTLDEAKGIFKVITDYTYALTILDEYDHQDIKKRETTNREAYLLTYSEAVSVINSMKD
- a CDS encoding Fic family protein; the protein is MFQTAFDNDVYPSIEEKAANLLYFVVKNHSFTDGNKRIAAAIFIYAIMMTKQRELQTTL
- a CDS encoding N-6 DNA methylase — its product is MAQIVSQAKTPEIGQVIDEAMGHIERENVQLKNVLYKVFTNPNLDKGRLGELIDIIGNIQLHSKDNKNEDVLGQVYEFFLGKFANSEGKNGGQFYTPESIVKTIVSCLEPTYGRVYDPCCGSGGMFVQSEKFVEAHQGNLGDISIFGQESNGTTWKLCKMNLAIRGIEVDLGKEPADTFTKNQHVTKKMDFIMANPPFNIKDYWHESLTGDARWQYGTPPEGNANYAWLQHMVHQLKPNGVAGIVLANGSLSSNTSSEVDIRKAMIEGDIVDCVIAMPDKLFLTTGIPACIWILNRGKGTNPKHRTREKETLFIDARNMGTMIDRKLRELKTEDIEKIAETYHSWRTEGGEYQDVKGFSKAAKLEDIIKHDYILTPGRYVGIPDEEDDGIPFEDKMAELTSKLSEQFSKSNQLEKEIRENLKSIGFELPNG
- a CDS encoding restriction endonuclease subunit S, giving the protein MSEWKESHVGKFPSYWDYCYLKDICTKIGSGATPRGGKEAYHKSGISLIRSQNVLDFTFSHSGLAFIDKKQADELSNVEVFENDVLLNITGDSVARVCQPDKEILPARVNQHVMIIRPDISRLNHKFLKYSLVSNRYKNYLLNYASSGATRKAITKTMVEEIEIFFPEITEQQKIASILSSLDDKIELNNQINETLEEMAQTLFKRWFVDFEFPNEDGFPYKSSGGEMVPSELGEIPKGWEVGNLSDISVIFDFMRVPLSKNEREKRKGLYPYYGAASIAGFVDDYLFDGDYILLGEDGIFWLFGGYGLGDSSSVGFLNDLWCFDSSSKEWSWISGASDVNTPGKYGLSQISSVTDYPGARKNSCGWADDDGNLWVFGGYGYDSSGNKGRLNDLWKYEISSGIWTWMSGSTSKDSLGSGLGENSEEFSMDYVPSARMGSHGWIDNEGDLWLFSGSGKEKNVDDIWKFDVSKKQWAWMRGNSAAPIYNNLGITSKDSTPGGSRESSASWVDQEGNLWIFGGGNRNDLWKLDKDSLNWTWKGGSSETYSGGSYSDLGLYNSDNMPHSMNDSSSWVDLEGKLWLFGGHFTSRIGGSQYYYNTLWCYDISINQWALIKNDGRGSAGTSPGTYGTLGVSSVDNLPSGRSNGASWADSTGKLWFWGGVNGNWLNMYKHNDMWMFEH